In the Malaya genurostris strain Urasoe2022 chromosome 1, Malgen_1.1, whole genome shotgun sequence genome, one interval contains:
- the LOC131426498 gene encoding small ribosomal subunit protein uS11, translating to MPPRKNKTVKEEVQVSLGPQVREGEVVFGVAHIYASFNDTFVHVTDLSGKETISRVTGGMKVKADRDEASPYAAMLAAQDVAEKCKSLGITALHIKLRATGGNRTKTPGPGAQSALRALARSSMKIGRIEDVTPIPSDSTRRKGGRRGRRL from the exons ATGCCGCCACGTAAGAACAAAACCGTCAAAGAGGAAGTGCAAGTTTCGCTGGGCCCGCAGGTCCGCGAAGGCGAGGTGGTATTCGGAGTGGCACACATCTATGCCAGCTTCAATGACACCTTCGTGCACGTCACGGATCTGTCCGGTAAGGAAACCATCTCCCGTGTCACCGGGGGTATGAAGGTGAAGGCTGACCGTGATGAGGCTTCACCTTATGCTGCTATGTTGGCTGCTCAG GATGTTGCCGAAAAGTGCAAATCTCTGGGAATAACCGCTTTGCACATTAAGCTACGAGCTACCGGTGGTAATCGAACCAAAACTCCTGGACCGGGTGCTCAGTCGGCTCTTCGTGCTCTCGCCCGTTCTTCTATGAAGATTGGACGCATCGAAGATGTTACGCCGATCCCATCGGATTCCACCCGCCGGAAGGGAGGTCGCCGTGGTCGTCGTTTGTAA
- the LOC131426497 gene encoding dynactin subunit 4, which yields MSFFMLPSTVEYACVCGLLNPLTKLYFCRYCLKLRCGYCVCHEVDSHFCSNCLENIPSSEAKIRKNRCNTCFNCPSCQHTLSVRASSATVAEPPASGADDVKKASTPEPSAVSGKQVTRKMYYLACLNCRWSSRDVGIPDQTVATGQWPEPEYSSATRFALLLEHYQSVVLHEKQEKQELWRRKTPKQSKFPSLTDRTGLTVSMIRRQMGWSDSKTQIKATPSPINRSVASEQVDELPAELLTKEISLKNITTLQQRLAQPAKQPFTVNKLFPQHKLLSIKRSLRCRQCDHNVIKSEYNPSSIKYRIAMFASYHVPEVRFVKCDPLAMGQDSVLLLKIVNPTINDMTITIMELPTETEEQLMIEELKIAAENSTSSSLVISGLSTSLAKQANLLEDPRMVAQKVNGSFRLPDSSFVIHHRDDSAEFDEVIQSQQEDPRFIIWRKANQVALKLAVQPNEGCVAGEEICIGFSLQYTYVNTVSDKSNTPTKGPQKQALTTRIYIKLGKLIASA from the exons atgtcgtttttcatgcTTCCCAGTACCGTAGAATATGCTTGCGTTTGTGGGCTGCTGAATCCGCTTACCAAGCTCTACTTCTGCCGTTACTGCTTGAAGCTCCGATGTGGATACTGCGTTTGTCATGAG GTTGATTCCCATTTCTGTTCCAACTGTCTGGAGAATATTCCTTCGTCGGAagcgaaaattcgaaaaaatcggTGCAACACGTGCTTTAACTGTCCAAGCTGTCAGCATACGCTTTCAGTTCGTGCTTCTAGCGCGACGGTTGCCGAACCTCCTGCTTCCGGAGCAGATGATGTTAAAAAAGCATCTACACCAGAACCCAGTGCTGTTTCTGGAAAGCAGGTTACACGTAAGATGTACTATCTAGCCTGCTTGAACTGTCGCTGGAGTTCGCGGGATGTCGGCATTCCGGATCAGACCGTAGCCACCGGGCAGTGGCCAGAACCGGAGTATTCAAGTGCAACGAGATTCGCGCTTCTACTGGAACATTATCAATCGGTAGTTTTACACGAAAAACAAGAAAAGCAAGAATTGTGGCGTCGCAAAACACCAAAGCAAAGCAAGTTTCCCAGTTTAACCGATCGAACCGGTTTGACGGTTTCGATGATACGTCGTCAGATGGGATGGTCCGACAGTAAAACACAGATTAAGGCAACCCCGTCGCCGATTAATCGATCCGTTGCAAGCGAACAAGTAGACGAACTCCCGGCGGAGCTTCTGACTAAAGAAATCAGTCTGAAGAACATCACAACTCTTCAGCAACGTTTGGCACAACCAGCCAAACAACCGTTCACGGTAAATAAGCTATTTCCACAGCACAAACTGCTGTCGATTAAACGCTCTCTGCGTTGCCGACAATGCGATCACAATGTTATCAAATCGGAATACAATCCGAGTTCGATCAAGTATCGAATTGCGATGTTTGCTTCTTATCACGTTCCGGAAGTGCGGTTTGTAAAGTGCGACCCGCTTGCGATGGGCCAAGATTCCGTTCTGTTGTTGAAGATTGTCAATCCAACCATAAATGACATGACCATAACGATTATGGAACTGCCTACcgaaacggaagagcagctgaTGATTGAAGAGCTGAAAATCGCTGCGGAAAACAGTACCTCTTCCTCGTTGGTCATCAGCGGGCTGAGCACCagcttggcaaagcaagcaaaTCTGCTGGAGGATCCCCGGATGGTCGCACAGAAAGTTAACGGAAGCTTTCGATTGCCCGATTCATCGTTTGTCATACATCACCGGGACGACTCGGCCGAGTTTGACGAGGTGATTCAGTCGCAGCAGGAGGATCCAAG ATTCATAATTTGGCGGAAGGCGAACCAAGTGGCACTCAAACTGGCAGTTCAACCGAACGAAGGTTGCGTCGCGGGTGAAGAAATTTGTATCGGCTTTTCGCTGCAGTATACCTACGTAAATACAGTTTCTGATAAGAGCAACACTCCAACGAAAGGACCACAGAAACAAGCACTCACAACCAGAATCTACATCAAACTTGGAAAGCTAATCGCTTCAGCTTAA
- the LOC131426499 gene encoding ER degradation-enhancing alpha-mannosidase-like protein 2 gives MRCVETAVKSCAILFLLCVFLIQNVSGLRKYTKEDMIRLREEVRAMFQHAYDGYLKYASKYDELRPLSCDGIDTWGSYSLTLIDALDTLAVMGNYSEFRRVVGLLERKSFDSDINVSVFETNIRIVGGLISAHLMSHKAGVELESGWPCSGPLLRLAEDVASRLLPAFETRTGMPYGTVNLKYGVPYGETSVTCTAGIGTFIVEFGALSRLTGKPIYEEVALNALYALYKHRSSIGLFGNHIDVQTGRWTAQDAGIGAGVDSYYEYLVKGAIMLNKPDLMHMFNEGRKAIDKYLKRDDWHVWVSMNKGQVTLPVFQSLEAYWPGVLSLFGDTSVAMKTLHNYHTVWKQYGFLPEFYNIPNAEAGANRENYPLRPELIESVMYLYRATGDPYLLEVGEDILRSIEHSAKTPCGYATIKNVRDHHKEDRMESFFLAETTKYLYLLFDSDNFIHNDGRMGTVIGTPHGECIIDAGGYIFNTEAHPIDPSMLRCCHELPYQNLFADYSREKFAGERLDLSRTREMAPMEEIPKMENVSVVEAQLEDSIPTAVLEELGAKLAEARQALAKKRLEEAFNRAQESLKKQQTESVSKPDMNVTATDDSLIVPINKQSDADDRISPTPMVDDSERMTTVSLTASARDPDEKSSVAQTMLNESQEQSDIVMIGTGSAIPMEEPPTTTADVDEEESNPAKKFFSDNSSVDGDGDHQVIPPTVSDDHQQMQRSKNVNNTIADFVQNMFKTKVYHKTKFEPDELLRRIKESGHHRNSSWASNYGLLTCKAQPFLQRITLLGEFF, from the exons ATGAGATGTGTCGAGACGGCCGTGAAAAGTTGTGCTATACTTTTTCTTCTGTGTGTATTCCTAATTCAAAATGTTTCCGGTTTGCGGAAGTACACTAAAGAGGATATGATCCGACTTCG GGAAGAGGTACGTGCCATGTTCCAGCATGCCTACGATGGATATTTGAAGTATGCAAGTAAATACGACGAACTGCGGCCGTTGTCCTGCGATGGAATTGACACCTGGGGCAGCTACTCGCTGACGTTGATTGATGCCCTCGATACGCTAGCCGTCATGGGAAACTATTCCGAGTTCCGACGGGTGGTGGGACTGTTGGAACGAAAATCATTCGACAGTGACATCAACGTGTCGGTGTTTGAGACAAACATCCGGATCGTAGGAGGACTGATCAGTGCCCATTTGATGAGCCACAAGGCTGGTGTTGAGCTGGAATCGGGTTGGCCGTGCAGTGGGCCATTGCTTCGGTTGGCGGAAGATGTGGCAAGTAGGCTCCTGCCGGCGTTCGAAACCCGAACGGGGATGCCGTACGGAACGGTTAATCTCAAGTATGGCGTTCCGTATGGGGAAACCAGCGTGACTTGTACGGCTGGAATCGGTACATTCATTGTCGAGTTTGGGGCACTGAGTCGCTTAACGGGAAAACCGATTTACGAGGAAGTGGCATTGAATGCACTGTACGCTCTGTACAAACATCGATCCTCGATTGGACTGTTCGGGAATCATATTGATGTTCAGACCGGTCGTTGGACGGCACAGGATGCCGGGATCGGTGCTGGTGTGGATTCATACTACGAATACCTGGTCAAAGGGGCAATCATGCTCAACAAACCGGATTTGATGCACATGTTCAACGAAGGACGAAAGGCAATCGATAAATATTTGAAGCGAGACGATTGGCACGTCTGGGTTAGCATGAACAAAGGGCAGGTCACACTGCCAGTTTTTCAGTCACTGGAAGCCTACTGGCCCGGTGTGCTAAGTCTGTTCGGAGACACGAGTGTGGCGATGAAAACGCTTCACAATTATCATACGGTTTGGAAGCAGTATGGATTCCTGCCGGAGTTTTATAACATTCCGAATGCTGAAGCCGGAGCGAATCGAGAAAACTATCCCCTGAGACCGGAACTGATCGAATCGGTGATGTATCTTTACCGGGCAACCGGTGATCCGTACTTGCTGGAAGTGGGAGAAGATATCCTGCGCAGTATCGAGCACAGTGCCAAGACACCCTGCGGATATGCGACGATCAAAAACGTTCGCGATCATCACAAGGAAGATCGGATGGAGTCGTTTTTCCTGGCCGAGACAACCAAATATCTCTATCTGCTGTTTGATTCGGACAATTTCATTCACAACGATGGCCGAATGGGCACGGTTATCGGAACTCCGCACGGCGAATGCATAATCGATGCGGGAGGGTACATTTTCAACACCGAAGCCCATCCAATCGATCCGTCAATGCTTCGCTGTTGCCATGAACTGCCCTATCAGAATCTGTTTGCCGACTACAGCCGTGAGAAGTTCGCCGGGGAACGTTTGGATCTGAGCCGTACCCGTGAAATGGCTCCGATGGAGGAGATTCCAAAAATGGAAAACGTGTCCGTTGTGGAAGCCCAACTGGAGGATTCCATCCCGACGGCTGTGCTGGAGGAACTGGGAGCTAAACTAGCCGAAGCTAGACAGGCTCTGGCAAAGAAACGTCTCGAGGAAGCATTTAACCGGGCGCAGGAATCActtaaaaaacaacaaaccgaaTCCGTCTCTAAACCGGACATGAATGTAACTGCGACGGATGATAGTTTGATAGTGCCGATCAATAAGCAATCGGATGCGGACGACAGAATTTCGCCAACTCCTATGGTAGACGATTCCGAACGGATGACCACGGTCAGTCTTACGGCTTCGGCTCGGGATCCGGATGAGAAGAGTTCCGTTGCACAGACGATGCTAAACGAAAGTCAGGAACAGTCGGATATTGTGATGATAGGCACTGGGTCCGCTATTCCGATGGAGGAACCACCAACAACGACGGCGGACGTGGACGAGGAGGAATCAAATCCGGCCAAGAAGTTTTTCTCCGACAACAGTTCGGTTGATGGTGACGGTGATCATCAGGTGATTCCTCCCACCGTTTCGGACGACCATCAGCAGATGCAGAGGTCCAAAAATGTCAACAATACGATTGCCGACTTCGTTCAAAACATGTTCAAAACAAAGGTGTACCATAAGACGAAATTTGAGCCGGATGAACTGCTCCGTCGGATCAAGGAAAGTGGTCACCACCGGAACAGCAGCTGGGCTAGCAACTACGGGCTGTTGACGTGCAAGGCGCAACCCTTTCTGCAGAGGATAACGCTGTTGGGGGAATTTTTCTAG